A stretch of DNA from Halobacteriovorax vibrionivorans:
AGAGATCGATGTGAAGTCAATCATAAGAAAAATTGCTGAGCACAAATATGGATAAGAAGAAAGTTTTAATGATTCATGAGGTATTTGACTGGATGTTAGATCTTGATCTATCTGACTATATTATAACGTTTGATGATGGACTATATTCACAATACAAAAAACTAGAACATTTCAAAAAATTTAATACACCTAAGATATATTTTATTTCAACGGGGATTTTGGCCAGTGAAGACATTGAACAAAATGAATCAGTAATTGAATGTGCAAAAGCACATGAACTCTACTTCAAAAACGAAGACACTAGCAATTATATGAAATGGAGTCAGGTTAAAGAAATTGCTTCAACCAAGAATTGCTTCATAGGCGGGCATTCTCATGCTCATCGCGACCTAAGAAGTAACACAAGTATAAAAGATCTTCATCTACATCTAAAAGACGATACCGACTTAATGCTTAAGAAATTCAAGGAAAATGGAATAGAAATTCAAGATTTCTGCTTCCCATATAATTATGAAGCACCTCTATACAAAGAAATATTAAAACAAAATGGCATTATTAATTTCTTTGGCAAAGAAAGAGTTGCGATAGAGGATCTAAAAAATGCAATATGAGAATCAAAAGATTCTAGAAATTGGACAAGGCTCTCCTCTCAATATTAACTGGGAAATGGTATCTCATTGTCAATACGATTGTTCTTATTGCTACTATCGTCCATTTACTAGTGACACAAATTATTCAACTCTAAGCAAGATCATTCTCAAAAAACTTAAAAATATAGAAGAGGATTTCATTATCAACTTAATTGGTGGTGAGCCTACCCTCCACCCGGACTTTACACAAGTCATTGATGAATTAATCTCAATTGAAAACTTAAAAGAAATACGTATTGTAACAAACTTTATAAAGCCGGAAAGCTTTTGGAATAAAATACAAAGAAGCTCAAAAATAAAAATCACAGCAAGCTATCATCCAGAGTACAAAAATAAGGATTTTATCAAAAAAAGCGAGATTCTATCCGATCAATTCAATATCGACATCGCATTCTTGTTTACAAATAAAATTGAAGAATTCATTAAGTACAAAGAAGTATTTGAAGATGCCTATCAACTGGCAAAACAAAAGAAGCTTACACTCAACTGTGTAAGACTTCACAAAGAAGAATATAATAATACA
This window harbors:
- a CDS encoding radical SAM protein, coding for MQYENQKILEIGQGSPLNINWEMVSHCQYDCSYCYYRPFTSDTNYSTLSKIILKKLKNIEEDFIINLIGGEPTLHPDFTQVIDELISIENLKEIRIVTNFIKPESFWNKIQRSSKIKITASYHPEYKNKDFIKKSEILSDQFNIDIAFLFTNKIEEFIKYKEVFEDAYQLAKQKKLTLNCVRLHKEEYNNTTYEEYDPEIEDFIKESEHKVSSLDNKETTLIKTSDIQKNIAKSHFLANGYNKLKGWKCDIKAFIIHYDAQVSYACKNTKKHILTCDFKTEGIVCPFNLCECDDYWSFKKVAP
- a CDS encoding polysaccharide deacetylase family protein, with translation MDKKKVLMIHEVFDWMLDLDLSDYIITFDDGLYSQYKKLEHFKKFNTPKIYFISTGILASEDIEQNESVIECAKAHELYFKNEDTSNYMKWSQVKEIASTKNCFIGGHSHAHRDLRSNTSIKDLHLHLKDDTDLMLKKFKENGIEIQDFCFPYNYEAPLYKEILKQNGIINFFGKERVAIEDLKNAI